The following are encoded in a window of Armatimonas rosea genomic DNA:
- a CDS encoding DUF2271 domain-containing protein gives MQKKPWDSSLELLINFELSAPTQGFYRRPYVAVWIEDKEGSPVRTLELWYQQGRGVRWLRHLSAWLRGEQLRKLADGGDLTATASSPTRQPGKYSVAWDGKDDMKKLASQGEYFIAIEVAQEHGPYELLRKGFPLTNKPLKADLGGNSQIKSASIELRKKR, from the coding sequence ATGCAAAAGAAACCATGGGATAGCAGCCTGGAGCTGCTGATTAACTTTGAGCTCAGTGCTCCCACGCAGGGGTTCTACCGCCGCCCGTATGTTGCGGTGTGGATCGAGGATAAAGAGGGGAGCCCCGTACGGACCTTAGAGCTCTGGTACCAGCAGGGCCGTGGGGTGCGCTGGCTGCGGCACCTGAGCGCCTGGCTCCGCGGCGAGCAGCTGCGCAAGCTGGCCGACGGCGGCGACCTCACCGCGACCGCGTCCAGCCCGACCCGTCAGCCCGGAAAGTACAGTGTCGCCTGGGACGGCAAGGACGACATGAAGAAGCTGGCAAGCCAGGGAGAGTACTTTATCGCGATCGAGGTCGCGCAAGAGCACGGCCCCTATGAGCTCCTCCGCAAGGGCTTCCCGCTGACCAACAAGCCCCTCAAGGCCGACCTCGGGGGCAACTCCCAGATCA